The following proteins come from a genomic window of Corallococcus sp. NCRR:
- a CDS encoding glycosyltransferase family 4 protein: MLHVSSGNLYGGVETLLRTMALASAEHDGGAVHAFALCFEGRIAEELRAAGAPLTLLGPAKVSRPWRVWEARRALAALLQREAFDAVVCHAAWPQALFGPVVRTAGVPLIFFQHDALSGSHWVERWARATSPDLALCNSRYTASTLPSVYPRTPWSVLHPPVRDGGPGLMASERASLRGELGADSTDVVIVHASRMQEWKGQRLLLEALGRLRQVPHWKAWFAGGAQRPEEVAYEEGLKAQALALGLGDRVRFLGQRSDVPRLLRAAEVHCQPNTGPEPFGLAFVEALYAGLPVVTTALGGPLEIVDASCGVLVPPKPEALAQALRGLIEDEAARRKLGSGGPSRAKALSAPDAFLSTLEDAVRSVTRGPSA; encoded by the coding sequence GTGTTGCATGTCTCCAGCGGCAACCTCTACGGCGGTGTCGAGACACTGCTGCGCACGATGGCGCTCGCGAGCGCGGAGCACGACGGCGGCGCGGTGCATGCTTTCGCGCTCTGCTTCGAGGGACGCATCGCGGAGGAGCTTCGCGCGGCGGGCGCGCCGCTGACGCTGCTGGGACCGGCGAAGGTGAGCCGGCCGTGGCGGGTCTGGGAGGCCCGTCGTGCATTGGCGGCGCTGCTTCAGCGGGAGGCGTTCGACGCGGTGGTGTGTCATGCGGCGTGGCCTCAAGCCCTCTTCGGGCCCGTGGTGCGCACGGCCGGTGTCCCGTTGATCTTCTTCCAGCACGACGCCCTGTCGGGCTCGCACTGGGTGGAGCGGTGGGCCCGCGCCACGTCGCCGGACCTGGCGCTGTGCAACAGCCGATACACCGCGAGCACGCTTCCGAGCGTGTACCCGCGCACCCCGTGGAGCGTGCTCCATCCGCCGGTTCGGGACGGTGGCCCGGGCCTCATGGCTTCCGAGCGCGCTTCGCTCCGGGGCGAGCTGGGCGCGGACTCGACGGACGTCGTCATCGTCCATGCCAGCCGCATGCAGGAGTGGAAGGGGCAGCGGCTGCTGCTCGAAGCGCTGGGCCGGCTGCGCCAGGTGCCTCACTGGAAGGCGTGGTTCGCGGGTGGTGCGCAGCGCCCGGAAGAGGTTGCCTACGAAGAGGGCTTGAAGGCCCAGGCCCTGGCGCTGGGCCTGGGGGACCGCGTGCGGTTCCTGGGACAGCGCTCGGATGTGCCCCGACTGCTGCGCGCGGCGGAGGTGCACTGTCAGCCCAACACCGGGCCGGAGCCGTTTGGCCTGGCGTTCGTGGAGGCCCTCTACGCCGGGCTCCCCGTGGTTACCACCGCGCTGGGCGGACCGCTGGAGATCGTCGATGCGTCTTGCGGCGTGCTCGTGCCTCCGAAGCCGGAGGCCCTGGCCCAGGCGCTGCGCGGGCTCATCGAAGATGAAGCGGCTCGACGGAAGCTGGGCAGCGGTGGACCGTCTCGCGCGAAGGCGCTGAGCGCGCCGGATGCCTTCCTGTCGACGCTGGAGGACGCGGTGCGCTCCGTGACCCGGGGGCCCAGCGCATGA